The Humulus lupulus chromosome 7, drHumLupu1.1, whole genome shotgun sequence region ATCAGGTTGATACACTTAAATACCTAAGCCTTTTTTTATGGCTAAAATACCTCCCGTCACCAATTCTTGGCAACCGTAGGTACCTTGGCGTTAATTGCCACATGTACTCACAATTGCACGATTTTTATTGGTCCACATCATTTAAAATTTTCCCAGTCAGCAGCTGGTGccaaatcattaaaaaaatttcatGTCAACAACATAAATATACTTAATTAAAAACTAATTTAAACCTATTTcttaataaaaacataaattaaaaaaataagttgGGAAAAAGATTACTGAGATAGTAGACAAGAACAAACAAGTTGCAAAGAACTGTTTGACTAGAAGAGCTGTAGCAGATAAGCTTCAGGTTGATTGCCCTGAGAATTCCAACTTCTCTGTTAATTTGGTTGATAGATCTTGCACATGCAGGAGGTACCAATTGAGTGGTATCCCCTCCTGTGGTCATGCACTTGCATGTATATGGGAAGCAGGCCATGATGTCATGGATTATATCCATGAATGCTACAAAAAATAGAAGTTTGAGAAAGCATATGAAGGGATCATTGAGCCTATGCCAAGGTCGGACTTCTGGCCTAATACTGGGCTAAATCCAATCCACCCACCAAATGAAACAAATCTACATGGGAGACCAAAAAAGAGTAGAAGGAAAGAGTCTGATGAAATTCCAGCAAGTTCAACAAAGAATTGAAGATTTGGTCAAGTTCACAAATGTAGCAATTGTGGACAAAAATAGCATACTGCAAGAAAATGTGGTAATCCACATTAGTTCAGGTATAATTTTATGACTTCCAATATATTATAATAAGTGTCAGTGTTTAAAGTTGAGTTTCTTTACAAATACTATATAAATTATAATGTAGGTCCCTGTTCAGAAGAAAAGAGGGAGACCACCATCCCAAAATCCCACTGAAGCTACAAAAAAGAGGAAGGAAAGGCTGAGGAAACAGATGGAAAGACAAAATGGGGAGGAGACTTCACAGGGAGTTACCCTAGGTCTTCATGGCAAAAATCCCACTGAAGCTACCCTAAACTTTTGAATATAGTTGTGGCTAACTTAGGATTTTGACCACTTTAGTATGTTGTCTTTTGAGAATAAATGACCTAATATGTTAATGATTTTGTTGCCTGTCAGACTTGTGTTGTGTACAAATTAGTTGGCAAACAAACTTATGTAGTATTTTGTTGGAAAACATACTTATGTCCTGATATGTTATTGCATTTTGAAATAGAAAGTCCACCATTCCAATGCTTTATTATCTTGTACTGTAAGAtgatttatttttcttatatGTGCTTCCCTTTCATTCAAATGCATGAAGAAAACAACAATTAAATACTTTCATTTTGACAAAATGGTGTTGGTTTGAATTAAACAAGCAAATAACAATTACAAGATTTCCATTAGAAAAATTCTTTCAAAACAACATTTTGAACAAAATATATATCATTACAAATCCCAAAACCCACTTCCAACATTTGCATTTTTTCTGTACAGCCGAAGTAGTTCCACTTTCCTCTTTAAACACTTGGCTCCTTTCATCTCCATGTACACTGAATCTACCATCTATTGCAGAACACCGATTAATTGTTGACTGCCCATTGTAGCCATCTTTGCTACAACATCCACTTAACATTTGTTGTCCAGTCAAACCACCATGGATACAACAACATGAACTTAAGCCTTGCTGCCGATTCCAACCACTATAGGTGTTTGTCAGAGAAATTTCATCCTCCAAAGTATGACAGTCTACCCATTCAAAAAAATTACATCCtctattattatgtattcacAAAATCGATAAGACACAGAATAGCTGAGAAAACCCATGAGAAGAAACCCAAAActaaacaaagaaagaaaaatgaaaaaaaaaatcaaaccttATGCTTTGGGTAAGTCTTGAAGCTTCTTCCTAGATTTCTATTAGTCCAATACGTTCTAATCACGACTTGTTTTGGGGGATTGCAATTGCAAGTCCATCGTCCCATACTCCTACCCGTTGCTTGGTTTCTTCTTTTTCTGCCCCTTCTTATTGTGCCCTAGCTCTTCTACATAGTATTTTTTTGTTGAAGCTCTTCTAAAGAGTTGTTAATGGAatctaatatataaaaaaaattaatttatgtttttattaagaaatatgtttaaatttttaattatgggtATGTGTTTAAATTAGTTTTTAATTAAGTATATTTATATTGCTGATATGACATTTTTTTAATGATTTGACATACTTAGAGTGACGTGGAACACTGGCTGCCGActgagaaaattttaaataacgTGGACCAATAAAAATCATGTATTTGTGAGTACATGTGGCAGTTAACGCCAAGATACATACGTCGTCCAAGAATTAGTGACGAAATATATTTTAGCCACAAAAAAAACTTACGTATTCAAGTGTATTAATTTGATAAACTTAAGTATTTTTAACGCAAATTACTCTAATTTTAATACAGCTTTATTGATTGATAGTTTGAATTTTATTctcttataaaaataaaaaatgcaaaaatgcttcaaaatcttaaaaaaataaatataaatatacatatattgatAAAATACGAATCACAGTTGTCACGTtgttttctcctttcttcttcctcTGCTTCTCGTCACAGCGAGTGAAGTACCTTGCCATGCCATCCCCTTCTTCCACCCTTCACAGCCGAGGTGCCGCTACTCTATTCTTGGTGAGTTATCACTTTTTTTTGGTTGGGTCTCTTTTCTCTTCTATTTACTCTACTATTCATTGATCTTATACAGGTTTATGCGTCTTCATTTTTCCTTCATAAAATTATGTCTGCATATTCAATTGAGTTTTCACTTTTCTGGAAATTTGACTCTTTAAGTATTCTTatttaagtatattttttttgatTGAGCGTGAAAATTGGACAGAATTTTAGCGTGCTTAAAGTGTTCGATACAATTCCTAAATGACCTTTTCAATTAGTAATTTATACTGTTTCTGCATTCCACTGTGCTTGGTGTTGTGGCAGAAAGTCACAACTTGTCTTCGAGATAACAAAACATATCTTTAGTACAAATCTAATATTTTCGTTCAATCCAATCATTGAGATTATGCatcttaatttgaaaaataagaTCGTATTAATCTCTGCATTAACATTTTTTTTCAAAGTCAGCTGCAATACTACAACACCAATAGTAAAAAGAGTttagaaaaaattgaaatttataaATAAGATAAGATTGCAATGTTGTATTGAAGGTTGACTGGAAATTATGGTACCCTCTGTGCGTCTTTTTCTATATGTTTTCAGAATTAATTTTTGCTTCATGTAGTGTGCATTTTATTATGGATATTTGTACTTTACAACTACGGTAGCTTATGCATCTTATTTTGGTGTTTTATGTTAAAAAACTTTGGTCATTTGATGAGATAGTAACTTTCATTGCCTACAAAAGCAGAGGAAATGTGATTGCTAAAGAAGGAGCTCTGTATTGACTTTGCTCCATATGCTTTCTCTCCCTAGACTTGCAGCTATTGGGTTTCTACACCTCAAATTATTATCCGCTTACCAACTTAAACAAACGCATGCCCAGTTGATTGTCAATGGTCTCAACTCACCCTCCCTTGCAGCTAAACTTATCCGGCAATACTGCACCTTATTAGACCAACGGAACAACTACTGTAATGCCCATTTAGTATTCGAGCACTTTGACAAGCCCAATCTGTTTCTTTTTAACACTTTGATAAGGTGCTCTCCACCACAAGAATCCATTGTTGTTTTTTCCAGACGGGCATCAAGGGGGGACTTAGTGTTCGATGATTTTACCTACATTTTTGTTCTTGGTGCTTGTGCTCGATCACCTTCTGTGCCTACATTATGGGCAGGAAGACAAATACATGCCTGGATAATGAAATGCGGTACTGTTTCGAATACTATGGTACAGACTACTTTAATACATTCTTATGCCAGTAATAATGATGTTGGCTCAGCTCGGAGGGTGTTTGATGAAATGTTTAACAGAAATAGTGTTACTTGGAATGCGATGATCACTGGGTACTGTTCACAAAGAGGAAGTGCTCATGATGCACTGGTTTTGTTTTGTGATATGTTGGATGATGTTTATGGGGCAAGACCAACAGATACTACTATAGTTTGTGTTCTCTCAGCAGCTTCTCAGTTCGGTGTTCTGGAAACTGGTGCTTGTATGCATGGGTATATAGAGAAGACAAATTGGGCTCCGGAGACTGATGTGTTTATTGGCACTGGTCTTATCGACATGTACTCAAAATGTGGATGTCTTGATAGCGCTCTATCCGTTTTTTCACAAATGAAGGAGAAGAATATCTTAACATGGACAGCAATGGCAACTGGACTAGCCATTCATGGAAAGGGAAAAGAAGCACTAAAACTTTTGGATTCAATGGGGGCTTCTGGTTTAAAACCAAATGCTGTGAGTTTCACTAGTTTGCTTCTAGCTTGTTGTCATGCTGGGCTTGTTGAAGAAGGACTCTGTTTATTTAGCAGCATGAGCAAGTTTAATGTCACCCCGCAGATGCAACATTATGGTTGCATTGTTGATCTTCTTAGTCGGACTGGGCTCTTGAAAGAGGCTTATGAGTTTATAATGGGAATGCCTGTTGAACCTGATGCTATCTTGTGGAGGAGTTTGCTTAGTGCAAGCAGAATTTATGGGGATGTTGCGATGGGTGAGAAGATTGGGAAGCTCCTTCTACAAGTACATCCAGAGCAGAGTTCTTTGAGTGGAACTAGTGAAGACTATGTAGCTTTGTCCAACATTTATGCTTCTGCAGGAAAGTGGGCGGGTGTGGAGACTGTAAGAGAGGAAATGAAGGTCAAAGGGGTTGAAAATAAATCTGGCTTTAGTTCAATTCAAACTACTAGCATGCAGGCCCTTAATATGTATTAATGAGAAAATTCTAATTTGCAAAACTTTTCATTTCTCAAAACAAGTCATGAAAAGTGAACTTAAATCTCATTATTGAGGAATTACCATTGCtaatgaccaaaaaaaaaaaaaacaagttccttatagaaaaaaaaaaaaaaacgttggACTTGTTAGTGACCTTTGTAGAAAGTCACTAATTAGCCAAGTGAACATGATGTAACTATTGGTGAGTAGTAATCATTGAGAACTATGAGAGTGATTGTAGTTTGATCCGAGGACCGGTTCGTTATGCTATTACTAACtaccaaattttaattttatgtaCAAATTTGTTTCTATACCTACAAAATTTACATTTATCCCCTGGTGGTGTGACCTCCCAAAGATTATGAGAACTATTATGTAAATATGTATATGTGGAATTTTTTTTGGTATAGATTGTTTTTAATAACTATTGATagatatttttagtatttttggttTATAGGtaagttgtaactttattttttttcacaTGACGGTGTATAATGTAGTTACATGAGATCTCTCACAATTTTTTATGAAATTCCGTAAGATTTAGGATGCCGGAATTATGATTTAAGTAGTCTATTGCACGCACGTATAAATATTGAAATAAGCATGCATGCAACAAGTTGTTTGAATTTTGATTTCGACATcttaaattattcggaattttctaaaaatttgtaggtCCCTTGTAACTATATTATACATCATCAtatcatgtaaaaaaaaaaatagaattggaGTTATTTGTGtacaaaaaatactaaaaatactaAACATACCTATAGGTAAGACTATTACAGTGAtgctctatatatatttatatacaattatatacatatatttagaaGCCATTTGATACGGAGGAGTATTTATCATTACACCCAAACCATCATCATATATTGTTGATTGTAGATAGATTGAGCAGAAAAATCCATAACAGTGCGAGGAGAAACGAATAAAAAATTTAAGTCTCTAAATTACATATCTTTTGTCTTATTATTCAAAATTTGATAGCTTTGATAGAAtgtcttttaaaaaaaatcaagaaaactaagcaaaattaaaatataaatagataaataacTAACTGACAATATGAGAAAATATTTTGAAgattttgattgagaaaataaattaacaaagAATAAAAAGATGTAAAAATGTGATTTAATAATTGAAATGGTAAAGCCATAGATTTACTTATACTTGTTATATTCTACAAACAAATCCGCACTATTAATATGTAATTAGAAAACATAtcaaataaattttttggttatattttatgttatgttatatttggttacaaagttatatatatttatattaattgaaGTGACTGGGAGAATgagtttttatattttaattttggtaacttattaatttttttatgattttgagGAGACTTTTATGACAATCAATTGGAAGCTCTTTGTTATTGAGATTTTAGTGGACTCAGGCTTCAGACTTTCTTTCTTATCAAGTGTTTTATTTTTGTTCAATAAGGTTTTTTGCCTAATTTTTTGGGTAGCTTTTTCTAATGTTGGTCATATTTTTTAGCTGCCTATGTGTTGAATCCGCATGCTTTTAGCTTTTGGGATGAAATTGATCCCTTCCCATCTCTTATATGTTTTATTCAATATGTGATACATTCACTATTAAAAACaacaaataaaaaagaaaatgtaaCTTTGAAGCtcacaaaaatattttataattattttgtataAAAGTAAGTCTTCACATtgcttttaaaaataattcaattaatttttcaCATTAATTATCAAACAATTTATAGTATAAACTTTTTAAGAGCGACAAAATATAATTTACTAATTAGCAATAAGAGTAAACTTACATAATAATCCTAACAAaatagggtaggtaaccatttggtatccTGTGTTTTTGTAAAATCTCATTTTGGTACTATatgtttacaataatgctcatttgataccctgtattttgaaatcatacatatttgataccctatattttaaaatcgtGCATATTAAGTaccataaactcaaatttaatttataaaatttaccAATATAATCAATtgctctcaattatatgagttccaaattcaaatttaattacttaattacttATAATTGATGACAGTTTAATCAtactagggtaccaaatatgtatgattttaaaatacatggtaccatatgagcattattgaaaaaagaaggtaccaaaacgatactttgCAGAAACACAGGCTactaaatgagtaaattcccaacaaaatattatatgaataaattacataaataaaatatgattagTGTTACTCGCGTTTTCCCAAAATCTCTCATATGATACATTTTTGGGTCACGTGATCGTCATGATACATGTGTCATACTCGAAATGAATAGTTTGAGCCTTAACAAGTGGCCTGTCACGCGACTGCCCAAGTCCATGAATAAGCAACAAGAGCTACTTACAACCCTTTTAGAGCAAAGACTGATTAGCTCTTCGGGCCACAACCACTTGCGTCTAAGAtgtgttgggaatttatggctttacactttctaaatcaacaattaataatggaATAATTCAATATAtaaaccctagatgctaatcaagaaccttgttcaaagtatgaatgcaaatcataatcaaagaaacatattcatAGTATGAATGACAATCTTGAAAATAAGAAACTAAGTGATTAAACgattataagatgaacttagaaataTTTAATCATCAAAACTAATAATGAAAACACATTAGAGTAACGCaaaacaaagttagggttagatagatacaaCATTGTGtttagagcaacttgaatcttcaaacttgaggAACTTCTagggcttatacacaataagaatatgttgtccaaaatctctattctaaGCCTTCCctaattgcttgaagcttcaaccaagtagaatgatatttgggaatgaacaagtcttaaaactcatgcaagtcaagcgatgcttgatgagtttcttaaagaaaactttggtctttcagagctagatagagagagagatagaggttagagagagattggagagagagatcaagtcttccaatACTCTATGAGAACATTTTAATaatgtaggcaccatcattaggtctaaccaatataATTAGAGATAATTAACTCGTCATTTGGAGCTTATTTTACGTGTTTGTACGAACATGTCAGGTGATACGCTGCCTGCATGTAGGCTATGTATCACTGTCAGGCGATATGTCGTCTACTAGCTTGCTGTGGCTTTTGAGCCCCTTCGCATTTAGGCAATGCAGCGCCTCTTATGAGGCGACACATCGCCACCCCCTCTTACTTTTGACATTTCCAATGGccctaaaatttctccaaatgatACCAAATtttttggggatccttagatacctccatgtatcactttagacccatgaAAGTCATGTTTATATGCCTACCAcataatctcatgttttcactccaacttaagtgaaaaactgtagtgttttgcacctcaacatgtaaacatcttaaccattatatttaaccaatctcaacattcctccacttggttaaatataataatttctTCTTAGCTTAACAATTTTGGTGCATAGAATAAAGTATCTTTctatttgaactttaccttagtgaaagcaTTAGAAAgccttatcgaagtcattggtgtaatgtctcaaattccctaatgtggcttaatgcctgtattagggggccaggaggaccataattgatttaatgtgaaatatgtgattatatgcatgattatgtgagttatattattatatgatgttaattGCATTCATGTGGGctcacttcttattagaagggaattttcgtaattttggccattgaaagcataattgtatatttatgtgcatgtttgtgatttatgggtgagaccacattattatgtggatatgttcgagctattcagcatgagacaatcctaggatgcaagttaacagtttggtcataacggggttaatttccgGACTCGAGGTGAGcatgggggtaatttgatgcttagtacattaccgggaatgaacaggtaatgagatatgatttaataaatatttgaatatattgggagtaatgggaattggaggacgttaattatgattgacGAGATAGATGAGAAATGACAATCTTGCCCTTGTTGACTTTGAAAGATTAGAAAGGCCCTacgggaattttggtcattttgaccattagATATACTTAAGGCTGGCAGGCTGTAGAAggtttaaggaaaaaaaaaaaatagagttccttctctctcactctcaatcatctctctctctctctcctcgagTTGGACTTTTGAAGCAAACTAGAAGGATTCAAACTTAAGGTTTTgaaagcttgagagtttaggattgGGTTCAGCAGCTGGAAGGGTTCAATTCTGTATTTGAGGTAAAGATTCTAAGATTTAAATccctggttttgctctgtttttcagaTGGTTTATAGCTTGATATTTTGATTGTATAATTGGATATTTGGTGATGTTTCAAGTggtataaagcttgggttttgatgttagaATGGTGATAATGTTGTAATAAGGTTTGGTTGTGTTATTGGGGATTTATTGGTGAGATTTGGTTGATTTTGGATTGAGGAAAATGCAAAggagctgggttcgcggggtcaattTGCAATCAAGTttatgcaagtcgcgacttgattGCATCCCAGAGTCTCCTTTGGGTTTTGTCTAGCAAGTGTGCCATGACCTACAGGGGAAAGTCACGGCTCGTCCCTGGCACCCCAGACAGGGGGCTCTCTGTCTCGGGGGCGCCTCGCGGCCATTGGGGGCAGGTCGTGGCCCGCCTATCCCTTTTGTGCCAGGATGGGTTTCAGTCACTTTTAAGCGTGAGTTTTCATTTCTCTAAGCCTGGGATCGAATCTattaaccgttttagtaggatttgaggtcccgggagcgggattttagtccatgaaccttttattacttattttattgatggaatttcatacttggttatgattaggtgaccgctaaggggcctaaggacgaatcgttctcaagggttgttcttttattatttcacgctcgaaccagaggtaagaaaaccacacccagtatgtgacatgcatggttattgatgaggcatgttgagtgctctatttatggacattggttgcattgtaaatgtcTGGCAGCTTTGCTTacctgtgaatggcactgacttattagtaaaAAACGACAATGGTATTTAGTACTGGTCgcgaagctctgacttatcagtcatgatcgacagtagtactgaccattagtcgtatggtattggcttatgagtcaaaatcgacattagcatgtttaacgtaggccgaaatgattagatctaatcaacatgagcattaaatgcttgatcgacctattggtagaagaaaactaaagtgcttgtctagtctaaaggctagttacttagagccagggctaaaaggctcaggtgattgaaacgtcacatggcttggggcacgggaccccagagagacttattagtcatctattcagagagacttatcagtcatctattcagagagacttatcagtcatttactccagagagacttattagtcatctacccagaaagacttattattcatcatctgattagagctgcaagccccagaatcaattatttatattgtatacatggagtaataagttttcttgctgagccttggctcacgggtgctatgtggtgcaggtaaagggaaagaaaagctcacccagccttgagtggagagtttaggtggcaatgtgtacatatgcagtcgcttgaccaccacaaccaaggtgtttctcagaggagctagggtttaaccctatttttgctgcttaggtcggcgagttgtaacttttatactataatgaccattttgaattgtaaacacttttatgggcccatgtacagtttaacgttttaaataaaatatatccattccttttgactgagATTTTCCTCCtgacctgttaataacacctagatgcacgtttacaacctaatgactcgtttagcgagttaagcactatttaaagtatacAATGTGATGGTCTTGgactaaccagggcgttacaattgatGTCTCAAAGATTGAATCAAGTACTCCGTAATGATAAGACCGGTAACACCTCACgcacctccacttgaccattcattttcctACTGTTGCGCTTAGCAATTTTTGTGGCCTTGTGCtgatccatttcatgaactttttggggagaaactccaattcccatgagaggcggcaccacctctaagttcacacagataaagttcttacaacatttttgctacctttagagatgcttttTGCACAaaactaaacttcattaaaagctctaggcttaaccctcactcggtatcaaccaacactaaccatccttcCATGGAATTTACGactttgttagtgttgaaactattcactcaaggacttgttcttacccattgaaatcTTGAccttgatgtatacaagtttggagttgggttgccatcattgatgaatatattattctaagagtttcagtcccatcccttttgaagtggaacttactaacctcttcgcaaggggttttgtaaatggatccgctaagttctcacttgtcttcacatatgagattgatatgattccattTTAAATCTatttgtctcacatattcatgtcttagacttataggtcttgacttcccattatatatgccattataagctct contains the following coding sequences:
- the LOC133788892 gene encoding pentatricopeptide repeat-containing protein At3g18970, which codes for MLSLPRLAAIGFLHLKLLSAYQLKQTHAQLIVNGLNSPSLAAKLIRQYCTLLDQRNNYCNAHLVFEHFDKPNLFLFNTLIRCSPPQESIVVFSRRASRGDLVFDDFTYIFVLGACARSPSVPTLWAGRQIHAWIMKCGTVSNTMVQTTLIHSYASNNDVGSARRVFDEMFNRNSVTWNAMITGYCSQRGSAHDALVLFCDMLDDVYGARPTDTTIVCVLSAASQFGVLETGACMHGYIEKTNWAPETDVFIGTGLIDMYSKCGCLDSALSVFSQMKEKNILTWTAMATGLAIHGKGKEALKLLDSMGASGLKPNAVSFTSLLLACCHAGLVEEGLCLFSSMSKFNVTPQMQHYGCIVDLLSRTGLLKEAYEFIMGMPVEPDAILWRSLLSASRIYGDVAMGEKIGKLLLQVHPEQSSLSGTSEDYVALSNIYASAGKWAGVETVREEMKVKGVENKSGFSSIQTTSMQALNMY